Proteins encoded by one window of Dioscorea cayenensis subsp. rotundata cultivar TDr96_F1 chromosome 6, TDr96_F1_v2_PseudoChromosome.rev07_lg8_w22 25.fasta, whole genome shotgun sequence:
- the LOC120263089 gene encoding uncharacterized protein LOC120263089, which yields MEDKIPVWGRSRREGQWITYYHHYHAEIFIVVIDLIAIEMNNRFTETTTELLTCISCLDPRNSFSRFHHAKLLRLAEIYYDDFSIQDLQVLKEQLHTYIHDVRRCSDFVECDDLASLAVKLVESRKHLVFPLVYRLIELALILPVATTSVERSFSAMNIIKTDLRNKIRDEWLNDMMICYIERQVFETINDEAILVRFQNMQNRRIQLSLR from the coding sequence ATGGAAGACAAAATACCAGTTTGGGGCCGTTCTAGGCGTGAAGGGCAGTGGATtacttattatcatcattatcatgcAGAGATTTTTATTGTAGTTATTGATTTAATTGCCATTGAGATGAATAATCGGTTCACTGAGACAACCACAGAGTTGCTAACTTGCATATCATGTCTTGATCCAAGAAATTCATTTTCTAGATTCCATCATGCCAAGCTACTTCGTCTTGCAGaaatttattatgatgatttttctaTACAAGATCTTCAAGTTCTAAAAGAGCAACTTCACACATACATTCATGATGTTAGAAGATGTTCTGATTTTGTTGAATGTGATGATCTTGCAAGTCTTGCTGTGAAACTAGTTGAAAGTAGAAAGCATTTGGTATTTCCGTTGGTTTATCGCCTTATTGAATTAGCTTTGATTTTACCGGTGGCAACAACATCAGTTGAAAGATCCTTCTCGGCcatgaatatcatcaaaaccGATTTGCGCAATAAGATAAGAGATGAATGGTTGAATGATATGATGATATGCTATATCGAACGCCAAGTGTTTGAAACAATTAATGATGAAGCTATTTTGGTTCGATTTCAGAATATGCAAAACCGAAGGATTCAACTCTCACTTCGTTAG